Part of the Ammospiza nelsoni isolate bAmmNel1 chromosome 6, bAmmNel1.pri, whole genome shotgun sequence genome is shown below.
CCATAAGATCGCCACCCTTTTTGCATGTAGGGAATGCACCTGCTGTGGAAACATGGACGGCAGCAAAGCAGACTACTTATGGAACCCTGGTTTGGAGTTCGGAGACAGTGCAGCCATGGACAGTGGAGGGAAAAAGACAGTTCAACAACTAAAGCTGTTTGATACTGTCCGAAGGAAACCAGATCCTCTCTCTGTCGCAAACAGATGCATGAGGCCAGTCCAGAGCCACCGGCAGGAACGCGATGTGACGGGCGGCCCCcgctcagctcccagctctcaCAAATCGGACATGGAACTTTTTTCCGTTTCTCCCGTCGAGCACGGGGGCAGTGCCGATGTTTGTTCCACCGGACCCACCGGGGCTCCAGCCGAGCGGGCGGGAGCGGCCTCAGCGGAGCCGCCCTGAGGGCAGCGTCCGCCGGGCGGCGGCGCCCGGGGCTCTGCGCGCCTCCCTCCCCCGCCCACCGGCTTCGCTCCGCGGGACGGGCACTCACCACCGAGGAGGAGAAGGACGCGGTGACTGAGGCGATCCAGGGGGCACCGGCTCTCCGCGGTAGCTGGACGGGGGGGGAAAGCACAGAGCACCTCAGGGCGGGTCAGGCAGCGCCTCCCCCCGACCCCCATCCGGCTGCTCCCCGCCCGGGACCGACCCCCCCGCGGGGTCCCGGGGCCAGGTGAGCCACGACCCCCCTGCGCCCCCCgagcgggccggggccggccgCCTCACCCTGAGCGCCACGCGGCGCGGTCCGCCCCACGCTCCGcgcgccgccaccgccgccatCCCGGCCGAGGGTCCCCGCTCCGAGCCCCCGgcggcgccccccgccccgccccgccccgcctcGGGCCCCGCCCCCGCGCGGCCCGCGGCCAATCGCCGCCAGCAGCCGCTCCGGCCCCGCCTCCCGCGGCTCCCGCCCCCCGTGTCGGGCCGCCGATTGGCGGAGGGGGCCGAGCCGCCCTCCGAGCGTCgaggcccggccccgcccggcccagCGCCGCCCCGCGGCGGCCGCGAGAGCGGCACGTGGGGCTCGGGGGCGGGGCTTGTTTTCCGCTCCCGCTCGGCCGCGGGCGTGAGGGCGGTCACGTGAGGCGCGCGCCATGGCGGCTCCGGCGGACGGTGAGGCGGGAGGGCCCGGCGGCAACGCCGCTgccccgcgccgctcccgccccgcctCCCCTCACCCCCTCTCTGTTGCAGGCACCGACCTGGAGGCCTCGCTGCTGAGCTTCGAGAAGCTGGACCGCGCCTCCCCGGACCTGTGGCCCGAGCAGCGTAAGTCCGGCGGGCCCGCGGCCCCGAGGGTGACAACTCcgggtgggatggggagagccCGACGGGGCCGGGCcgctctggggcagctgcacGGGCTGGGTGGCGGTGCTGCCCGCAGGGACGCTCACCCCCGCCAACCTCCGCTTTCTCTCCGCAGTGCCCGGCGTTGCCGAGTTCGCCGCCTCCTTCAAAAGCGTGAGTGAGCGCTGCCTTGCCTTTCGCGTTTCCTCCTTCCGCGTAATGGTAGATCTGCCGGTTCTCTTGCGGGCTTTACATCTTCTATGGACCGTATCTCAGTAATAACTCCAGTGTATGCTACCATATACCTTTTGGTTTTAATGTATCTTTTAtatatgtgggttttttttatactTTACGCAGTTCACTGTGTATGGGAATTATACTTTGGAAGTAATAAAGGGttttaaacttcagaaaatcttatttttcataCTGATTTTGGCTTGTGGAAAGTGGTATGCCGTTTTAAACTCTAAAATGTCCAGGAAGAAACAAGATTAAACATAAAAGTATTTCTATGGAGCGCATGCTCATATTTTTGCTGTCGGCATAATTAGTTTTCAATGCAGATCGTACTTCATTGTATAATTCTAAAAATGGACTTTTCTGAATATGAACTTCTATTTTTTCAAAACAGCCAATTACAAGTTCTCCTCCCAAGTGGATGGCTGAATTAGAAAATGATGATATTGATATGCTGAAGGGTGAGTATGAATATTGTGGGCAGGAATTGAGGTTGCCAAAGCAGATGTGAATTCACTACTTGCTTAAGAGGCTTAAAGCACTTGTTCTGTAAATGTTCTGGTGGTGGCCCTATGGCCTGAGGTCTCTAGCCATCATGTTTGCAGAATCTCCAACTCAGAAGTCTCTTCATCTTGTTAATGACAGCCATGTTCATTAAACCAGTTATTTCCAAGAGCCTATCCAGATGTCAGTAGGAGGCTGATTTTTCAAAACAGGTAGTGTAACATGTTTAAGTCACCTGCCTTAGCCTTTTTTATCACTGTATTAAGTACAATGAGCATCTCCTGCATTTTGAGAAGTAGCATGGATTTTTTGGAAGGCTCAGCTGATCAGGTGGTGAGTAGCTTAGACTCGTTAATTGACTTGTTCAGATATGCTCTAcatttgtgtgtgttctgtCATGGATCCAGGAGCTCCAATGCAATAGTGAGGCTGCAAGAGCAAGTTACAGCAGGACTAGTTAGCATGTACACTTGCTGCATGTTGCAGCTGTTAGTTTGCAGTAAACATCCTTCAGTGTGCTCTGCCTGTCATGAATTCTGGATGGTGACATGTCACAGCTGCAGAGTGAAAGTGAGATGATTTAACTCTGACTTGCTCGAAGAAATGTGCTTGAACTCACGTTATTAATGCGAAATAAGTCCATTCCTTTGCATACTTTTATATAGCTTACATACTTTTATATAGCTTGCTCATGTTGCAGTGTGGTGTACAGGAACTTCCAAAGTATGGATCAAATTACTCTTTGCCATGGTGGCAGATTAAATCATGAACTAGGGTCCTGGGTGTCTTTTTCCTTATGTTAAAATTAGCAGTGGAGTCAGCTTGAATTTTGACCATACGCTGTTCACTGAAACAGATCCTGACAGAAGTATGGCCTGAAAGTGCTCTGTGAAGTACTAAACAGGTGAGCTGCTACTAGAGGACTATAGACAGTGTTAAAATTCACCTTCTCTCTTCTTCAGAGCTGGGGAGCCTTACTACAGCTAATCTGATGGAAAAAGTTCGTGGCCTGCAGAACCTGGCTTATCAGCTGGGACTGGATGAATGTAAGTGCTGTACACAGATATGACTGACTGCATTCCAAATCTTTCCACTAAAGCATGTGCTTGTACATTGGTAGCTGGAAAAGTGTGTTGGCAGATTTGGCAAGTGCTTGACAGTCACCTCCTGCAACAGGATGAGAGAATGAGCTTACATCCCCAACCTACAGCCTGCCTGCATGGGGGAAAACGTGTGTGTCAGTCTGGTGTTACCCAGTGGCACAGACTTCTGTTCCTGAGTTAGCATTGTCTTAGATAAATCAGGTCACTTTGCTTAATTTCCCACTCAGATACTAAAGGTATTTCTCAGAATCCTTGTGGCAGTACTTCTCTCTAATTCTGTGCACTGCTCCACAGGGAAACTTGCACTTGTGTATAGGATTCTGCTGTCACTTTGCTTTTCATactgttttctgcttctgttgCTGTTACTTTTTTCTACACTCAATTGTGGCAGGCAGTGATGTCATTGAGGAATAAAGATGACTTTCATGCCAATTGCAAACAGCCAACTCTTACTGTGGTTTTTTGAAGAGTTTCTTTCATTGTCTCGTTTTTAGAGCTCTTGTTAACAAGTTGATCCAGCTTTGAGGATTTCAAGAGTATTGTATCATTTTTAATGCTACCCATACATACTGCCAcattaattttttgttctgtttagtTATGCTCTGACATAGTCCCTGGTTGTAATTACTCTTGGGCTACACAAAGCACCAAAAGTTTCAAGTCTTTCACCTTCCTTTCAGTGGGTAACACGATTTAGTAATAAACCTTTAGAGGCTTTCTGACTGCAAACACAGGATAGCCTAATGCATTCTTAATAACAAATCACTAAGCTGGTTTTAATATACttcaagtttattttattttcagtgctaACATCTGTTAAGACTGTGTAAAGCATTTGGTGGAGTAGCAGGTAAAGTATAACAGTGTAAAACTGAGTCAAATGCAAAGGCTGGCTGATGGTTGGCTTTCTCAGTTGAGCTGCAGGCTCTGATGTCAGACAGTGTTGTTCTGCTAGATGGACTTTagcagagcctgagctgcagtAAAGCTAGGGAGGTGTTTGTTTCCTTATTGTGTGTGCAATATTTGTTGCATGTGGttccatttatttttactgaGAACAAGTGCATATGTAAAGAAGGCAAAGTGAGTGAAAACTGAAATACGAGGCTCAACAGTTATAACTTAAATCTTGAATTTTCAGCCTTTATGAAAGGTTTCCATGCTTGTAACTTCTTGTCACTGAAGGCAGTTTTCCTTTACTGTAATCCATTGAATACTTTGTGTGTTGTAATATAAATTTATCTTTGGAAAATTTTTACCAAAAATTAGTTGTGGAATTTGAACAGAAGCTGCTGAGGACTGTTTTTCCTAATACTGTCTTTAGGTTATTTTCTCTTATGAACTTAGATAAGTaagagaacaagaaaaaaatccaaaatctcTGTTCATTAAAGTTAAGGGACCTGTGGTTTGGTCTTGGATGTATATGACTTGCTTATATCTCTGTACTGAAATTTACCCCCTCTTGATTTGGCTGGGTCATTGAAACTGGCTGTCAAAAGCAGGACCAAACCTGCTGCTGACCTGTCTCCTCTAGATGGCAGCATGAGGCCTCCCGCGGAAGTTTGCCTTCTTTTTTATAAAACTCTGACATTTCACTTATGGTTTAAAGCTGTTCTTCCCAAGATTGTTTTTTGTGACATATTTGCCTTTCAAAATGTGTGCTGTCTTTTTTTATGGTATTTTCAAGTGTTTAATCAGCAGTGAGGTTGAGAGACAATGCTGCTTCATTGTATTAACTTACTTTTCCTTCCAACTCTTCTCTTCTAGATCCCACCTCAAATCCTTTGTATTTTCAAAGACTTTTATTTTCATCCAAGTTATTAATTGTGTACTGTGCAGGACCAGGGTGATTCCTGCAGCATTCCATGAAAAATGTATCTGTTGAGTGACATTGCAATCATGTTGTGAGATCTGTTATTGTTATACCCAGTTCACAATACTTTACATCAATTTTGCATTAGAATTCATTAGGCAAAGTGCTCTAGGACAGGGTacctttttaaaagtttatttattGAGGTACTATTGCAACATTAGCATTGAAATCTGAATAATTGATTTGGCATGATGTAGTTGGATAAATTAATAATTACTGACTTACATGTCTTATTTTTTGATTTCATGTGAACTCTCTTACTATTTTGTCTGTATAAGAGGACTTTCTTGACAAGTTTGGAACAGATGTATTGAATGTTTTGTCCATCTTGATGAGACATCTGGATGGCTTTCACCTAGGAAAGGTTGAATACTGTTATCTGAATCCCACATTTTTATTATCTACAATCTCAGCTGTCCAAACTTTTTGGCCATGGCTTTCTCAGTTCCTCTTTGGTTCTGtgcttttcacagctttcctttctaTACAACTGAATTCCTCCCTTCTTTTTCCCATAGGGGAGGGATTACCTTTACTTTCTGAAACCCTCTCTAGTTTGTTGACTGCCCTGTGGCTTCTGTGAATCAATTTAATTTATCAACATATaatttggcttttctttccAGCTTGTTCTACCACTTTCTCCCTGTCATGCTAGTAGGTGGATTCTTGCTCAAAATGACCCTTACAGAATATTCTTCCATTCCTTAGCACAGGATTCATGTCAATAGCTTTCCTTGAATGAAGCAGAATTTTTGTAGCATGAaccatttaaaagaaaatttttacttTCCTCTTTAAGGACAGGCTTGGGTCTCTTTTGTGTATTTATTCTTTGTTAAAAGCTGATTCTGGAGTTCTCTGAAAGCTTCCAGGCTCAGGTCCTTGTATCAAgaaagtcttttaaaaataaattatttttcagcacTTCTGAGGTTTCAGCTTGTGTTTCCTTGTCAGCTTTTTAAGCTCTGTAAAATTCTACCTCATTATTTTGCTTAtagctgcttttctctttttgctttggttctcagaatcatagaaacatttgggctggaaaagacctccaagattaTGAAGTCCAACCTTCTCACATTAGAGCTTCTATTTTCCTTCggttaattaattattttattggtTAGAATAATCAAAATCATTTTTAGTATTTAAAGTCCTGCTTTGTGTCAATTTTACTGCTCCTGTTAATGTGGTTATTTTAAGGGAGAAGGAATTGGACTCTATGAATATGCTGACTTTTAGTGTTCATACAGTTAGGGTGACTTTGGGAGGCATAGTAGCTCTTCTGAAGTGGGCTGCAGCCACTCAGTGAGTCTCATTTCTGAgtttagggaagaaaaaagatatAAAAGTCTTGTTATGAACTTTCTTcctcccctctgtgtcccttaATTTTTCCACTTGAAGGCTTTGCTTGGAGTGGAGTAGTGAGCATTGCAGAATGAGCATACCCCGGCTAATGTGGCAAGCAAGAGGGAAATAGTTCTTTTTTTTGAGAACACAGTCACAGACATAAAGCAGCAAGTTTCAAAACACTTAATGTAAATAACTGCAAATTTAGGTTGGAAGCTCTGTTTTTCTACTGTATGACCCATTGCACCTTTTGGAGTGTCTGAGTCAAAGTTGACTTTAGAATTTTGAAGTCTTGGTTTCATGAACTGGCAACTCTGAGAAGTTCATGCATTTAAGGATATGTCCTCTCATCCTTTGGTATGTAGGTATACAGAGAGAAATATCTGAGAACtacaaacacagaggaaaatgctttttttataaaaaaaaaccttaaagtttgttttttttctaaacttcagaaaaaaacttgtgtataaaatatatgtagGATGGGATCATGGGAAAGGCACTGTGTCACTGAAGGAATGTGGTTGTCCAGGGACTATTGAAGGCCCTGCTGTTGTTTCCTTGTGCATCTCTGATATTTTTCAGATAACACCTGCTATATTGGTTCAGAAGTCCTGAAATGTAAATATAGATAGCTGGTATCACAGCCATGTTTGTAAAATCTCACTGCTGCCAGAATGGTTATTTAGCCACTTGGTATCATGGTACTGCTCCAGTGGTTCTGTCAGTGTGAGATTTCTGCAAAGCCTGTTCTTAAGACCCAATATCTTTGTGAGGATAATGGTGCctgggtgctgtgtgtgctttaaatattagaaaatgtGGGATAACTGACCAAACAGATATGAATATCATTTATCATTTCCTTGTCAGTGATTTTTGCTGGTCTAATCTCTTGTGTTAGGTTAAATTTTTACTTGGAGTTGAAGGTAGTTTGTGATGTTCTTGCTGTAGAATTAGGAATGACTGTGTTATTCAATGTCAAATCCTCA
Proteins encoded:
- the LIN52 gene encoding protein lin-52 homolog isoform X1; translation: MAAPADGTDLEASLLSFEKLDRASPDLWPEQLPGVAEFAASFKSPITSSPPKWMAELENDDIDMLKELGSLTTANLMEKVRGLQNLAYQLGLDECLSWERNTLCYQCQRSVHFDLH
- the LIN52 gene encoding protein lin-52 homolog isoform X2, whose protein sequence is MAAPADGTDLEASLLSFEKLDRASPDLWPEQLPGVAEFAASFKSPITSSPPKWMAELENDDIDMLKELGSLTTANLMEKVRGLQNLAYQLGLDESREMTRGKFLNILEKPKK
- the LIN52 gene encoding protein lin-52 homolog isoform X3 gives rise to the protein MAAPADGTDLEASLLSFEKLDRASPDLWPEQLPGVAEFAASFKSPITSSPPKWMAELENDDIDMLKELGSLTTANLMEKVRGLQNLAYQLGLDE